The Deltaproteobacteria bacterium genomic interval GCCCAGCACCGCGACCGACCAGGGGAGGTCGCATCCCTCGAGCATGGCGAGGTAGGCCTCCAGGCTGGGCGCGGTGGGCGGGAGGCCGAAGGTCACGCCCGTCCCCCCGAGGTACCCCTCGTCCCCGCCGAAGTAGAGCTTGACGAGCGCGCCGCGAGGCATCCGGCGCGCTCGCTGGAACGCGAGCGCGACGCGCAGGAAGCCCGGCTCGAAGATGGAGACGCTCGGGCCGAGCCGGTAGCGCGCGCAGAGCTCGACCTGGTGGAGGATGTCGCGATAGGAGTTGACGTAGACGTAGTCCATGGGCAGGGGGAGCCCGAGCTCGTCCGCCCCGCCCAGGTTCACCGAGCCGGGGTCGACGAGGCCCATGCGCAGCACCCCGGCCTCCGCGAGCAGTACCTCGTGGGCGTAGCGGTCCGCGATCGTCGCCCCCGCCCCGGCGGTGGGATAGAGGATCGCGTCGGGGCGCTCCCGCAGGACCGGTCGCCAGGCCTCGAGGTAGAGCTCCGCGGCGCGCGCGCCGTCGAGCGCGAACTCCGCGTTGTGGCTGTGGACGATGGCCGCGCCGGCGGCGAGGCAGCGCACGGCGTCGGCAGCGATCTCCGCGGGCGAGCGCGGGACCGAGGGGTTCCGCTCCGGGGCGGTCACCCCGTTGATCGCGGCCTCGATGATGACGGGGGTCGACATGCGTCCCCCTATAGCCTGACCCGCTCCCAGGTCGACAGGGGTTCGACCGCGACCGGGACGCCGTTCCGGAATGGCACGCGCATCAGCCCGCGGCCGCCGCTCTCCGTTCGGCCGCTCGCCCCCGCCCCGCCGCACCTGCGCGACCTCTCGCTCGGCAACCCGGACCTCGCGCTCCTCCCGCCGCTCCACCGCGCGCTCGGCCGCCTGCCCCGGCGCTCGGGCCTGTACGGCGAGGCCGCCAACCGCCCGGCGCTCCTCGCGCTCGCTGCCCGCCAGCTCGAGGCGGAGGGGCTCCCGCGGGGCGCCCTCGCGGTCACGAGCGGCGCGCTCGACGGGATCGAGCGCGTGCTGCAGGCCCACCTCCGGCCGGGGGACCGGA includes:
- a CDS encoding 3-keto-5-aminohexanoate cleavage protein, which encodes MSTPVIIEAAINGVTAPERNPSVPRSPAEIAADAVRCLAAGAAIVHSHNAEFALDGARAAELYLEAWRPVLRERPDAILYPTAGAGATIADRYAHEVLLAEAGVLRMGLVDPGSVNLGGADELGLPLPMDYVYVNSYRDILHQVELCARYRLGPSVSIFEPGFLRVALAFQRARRMPRGALVKLYFGGDEGYLGGTGVTFGLPPTAPSLEAYLAMLEGCDLPWSVAVLGGDVIASGLARLALERGGHLRVGLEDHAGPRRPTNEELVREAAALARATGRRVASCAEAARILGLPQ